A region of Tigriopus californicus strain San Diego chromosome 7, Tcal_SD_v2.1, whole genome shotgun sequence DNA encodes the following proteins:
- the LOC131884310 gene encoding uncharacterized protein LOC131884310 isoform X2 yields the protein MKRHLIFLQSMVHIFMAKGTNRISELLQNLAQLGNTELSIITDFPISQQFHALRELNSLDTPHYSYSVKELRRKQLDLPVEPCPIFGEGHGIAKNITHHDEEQSEEISHSLFNSSIKWGDEDKPKIDHSSLQGKDDEVGTVRYTRDMHYKRRPFFPWNKFHRSIFVWVTKPDSLREVLKMFDATIMHCKQKIEPGIFNTQTRFYFYLESYDLVQDLFSHDKLRRLPRVAAILDTEGFKGEKFTFHNYDFFHDGRGTTNITMSYVWSPQRRIDQVADVFTNLSDFHEHHFTIATNPWSHHVLADEIPEDEGGTPTNKYRNYWGYEIDLLEFTARVLNFQYTLVNPADGNWGHIEMDGTWSGLVAEAAMGSVDFVICDMFIVYGRVQPLVWTLFGLSVLVIGLIFWGTAIIEGYHVGDHFQEWAILKDSFWYAYGTLVGESITRDTRSQNAPALRFLIGTWVIFCMIATYSYGGSVKSFMTNPLFTQPIRTLEELIDSGLPWGMVLYGEEEEEMMAESTDPVIQVIWRDKIVTEYSQVPQIEGVYLGKKAFIDWKSGLEPAIFVRYSNPDGTPLIYKSPNPVFMPNLPGWAFYTFNPVRPRFDETIQRAIEAGLIDFWKFRTWYRMKEKSRLDGVEPIRIEKRANIRSLSLDDLQGVFYLVLLALLGSVLTLMLELLKKYCGQSQRSFVAGPPNWLHKATNEKIEHEPVFKYMYY from the exons ATGAAGAGACACTTGATATTCCTCCAATCTATGGTCCATATTTTTATGGCTAAGGGAACCAATCGAATTTCCGAATTGCTCCAGAATTTGGCCCAATTGGGAAACACCGAACTCTCTATCATTACAGATTTCCCCATCAGCCAGCAATTTCACGCTTTGCGGGAGTTGAATAGCCTAGACACGCCCCATTATTCCTATTCCGTCAAGgaattgagaagaaaacaatTGGATCTCCCGGTGGAACCATGTCCAATTTTTGGCGAAGGACATGGAATAGCCAAGAATATAACTCATCACGATGAAGAGCAATCTGAAGAGATCTCTCACAGCTTGTTTAATTCGTCGATCAAGTGGGGAGATGAGGACAAACCAAAGATAGACCATTCTAGTCTTCAAGGCAAGGATGACGAAGTTGGAACCGTTCGTTATACTCGAGATATGCATTACAAACGAAGACCATTCTTTCCCTGGAACAAGTTTCATCGTTCCATTTTCGTGTGGGTGACAAAGCCAGACAGTCTGCGCGAGGTCCTAAAGATGTTTGATGCAACGATTATGCATTGCAAGCAGAAAATAGAACCAGGCATATTCAACACCCAGACCCGATTCTATTTCTACTTGGAATCTTATGATTTAGTACAAGACCTCTTTAGTCACGACAAACTTCGTCGATTGCCTCGGGTTGCAGCTATTCTCGATACGGAAGGATTCAAAGGCGAGAAATTCACTTTCCACAACTACGATTTCTTTCACGATGGTCGTGGAACAACTAATATTACGATGTCCTACGTTTGGTCCCCGCAACGAAGGATCGATCAGGTTGCCGATGTTTTTACGAATCTTTCCGATTTTCATGAGCATCATTTCACCATCGCTACGAATCCTTGGTCACACCACGTGTTAGCGGATGAGATCCCAGAGGATGAAGGTGGAACACCAACCAACAAGTACCGTAACTATTGGGGCTACGAGATAGACCTCCTGGAATTCACAGCTCGAGTACTGAACTTCCAATATACTCTGGTGAACCCGGCTGATGGGAATTGGGGACACATTGAAATGGATGGAACTTGGTCTGGATTGGTGGCCGAGGCGGCCATGGGATCCGTTGATTTTGTCATCTGTGACATGTTCATCGTCTACGGAAGAGTTCAG CCTTTGGTTTGGACATTATTCGGGCTTTCTGTTCTGGTAATAGGGCTCATTTTCTGGGGCACCGCCATAATTGAAGGATATCATGTTGGAGACCACTTCCAAGAATGGGCTATATTGAAAGATTCATTTTGGTACGCATATGGCACATTGGTGGGAGAATCCATCACTCGGGACACAAGATCTCAAAATGCTCCTGCTCTTAG ATTTTTGATTGGAACTTGGGTCATCTTTTGCATGATTGCCACGTACAGCTACGGCGGGAGCGTTAAATCGTTCATGACCAATCCTTTATTTACCCAACCTATCAGGACCCTGGAGGAATTGATTGACAGTGGATTACCATGGGGTATGGTTCTTTACggtgaggaagaagaggaaatgaTGGCCGAAAGCACTGACCCTGTCATTCAAGTGATCTGGAGGGACAAAATTGTAACTGAGTACTCCCAGGTACCCCAAATCGAGGGTGTGTACCTAGGGAAAAAGGCGTTCATTGACTGGAAATCTGGTTTGGAACCGGCTATCTTTGTCCGCTATTCCAACCCAGATGGAACGCCTCTAATTTACAAGTCTCCTAACCCGGTGTTTATGCCCAACTTGCCAGGATGGGCATTTTATACATTCAATCCCGTCCGACCACGATTCGACGAAACCATCCAAAGAGCCATAGAAGCGGGATTGATCGACTTTTGGAAGTTCAGAACCTGGTACCGAATGAAAGAGAAGTCTAGACTAGATGGAGTGGAACCCATTCGAATCGAAAAACGGGCAAACATCCGTTCCTTGAGTTTGGATGACCTGCAAGGCGTATTCTATTTGGTCCTATTAGCTTTACTCGGCTCTGTGTTGACATTGATGCTGGAACTGCTCAAGAAGTATTGTGGCCAGTCGCAACGATCATTTGTGGCAGGACCCCCAAATTGGCTCCACAAGGCAACAAACGAGAAAATTGAGCACGAACCTGTGTTTAAATACATGTATTATTGA
- the LOC131884310 gene encoding glutamate receptor ionotropic, NMDA 2D-like isoform X1, whose product MKRHLIFLQSMVHIFMAKGTNRISELLQNLAQLGNTELSIITDFPISQQFHALRELNSLDTPHYSYSVKELRRKQLDLPVEPCPIFGEGHGIAKNITHHDEEQSEEISHSLFNSSIKWGDEDKPKIDHSSLQGKDDEVGTVRYTRDMHYKRRPFFPWNKFHRSIFVWVTKPDSLREVLKMFDATIMHCKQKIEPGIFNTQTRFYFYLESYDLVQDLFSHDKLRRLPRVAAILDTEGFKGEKFTFHNYDFFHDGRGTTNITMSYVWSPQRRIDQVADVFTNLSDFHEHHFTIATNPWSHHVLADEIPEDEGGTPTNKYRNYWGYEIDLLEFTARVLNFQYTLVNPADGNWGHIEMDGTWSGLVAEAAMGSVDFVICDMFIVYGRVQVFDATIPFDLDFMAFVTPNPHPVPKWLSLLRPFQPLVWTLFGLSVLVIGLIFWGTAIIEGYHVGDHFQEWAILKDSFWYAYGTLVGESITRDTRSQNAPALRFLIGTWVIFCMIATYSYGGSVKSFMTNPLFTQPIRTLEELIDSGLPWGMVLYGEEEEEMMAESTDPVIQVIWRDKIVTEYSQVPQIEGVYLGKKAFIDWKSGLEPAIFVRYSNPDGTPLIYKSPNPVFMPNLPGWAFYTFNPVRPRFDETIQRAIEAGLIDFWKFRTWYRMKEKSRLDGVEPIRIEKRANIRSLSLDDLQGVFYLVLLALLGSVLTLMLELLKKYCGQSQRSFVAGPPNWLHKATNEKIEHEPVFKYMYY is encoded by the exons ATGAAGAGACACTTGATATTCCTCCAATCTATGGTCCATATTTTTATGGCTAAGGGAACCAATCGAATTTCCGAATTGCTCCAGAATTTGGCCCAATTGGGAAACACCGAACTCTCTATCATTACAGATTTCCCCATCAGCCAGCAATTTCACGCTTTGCGGGAGTTGAATAGCCTAGACACGCCCCATTATTCCTATTCCGTCAAGgaattgagaagaaaacaatTGGATCTCCCGGTGGAACCATGTCCAATTTTTGGCGAAGGACATGGAATAGCCAAGAATATAACTCATCACGATGAAGAGCAATCTGAAGAGATCTCTCACAGCTTGTTTAATTCGTCGATCAAGTGGGGAGATGAGGACAAACCAAAGATAGACCATTCTAGTCTTCAAGGCAAGGATGACGAAGTTGGAACCGTTCGTTATACTCGAGATATGCATTACAAACGAAGACCATTCTTTCCCTGGAACAAGTTTCATCGTTCCATTTTCGTGTGGGTGACAAAGCCAGACAGTCTGCGCGAGGTCCTAAAGATGTTTGATGCAACGATTATGCATTGCAAGCAGAAAATAGAACCAGGCATATTCAACACCCAGACCCGATTCTATTTCTACTTGGAATCTTATGATTTAGTACAAGACCTCTTTAGTCACGACAAACTTCGTCGATTGCCTCGGGTTGCAGCTATTCTCGATACGGAAGGATTCAAAGGCGAGAAATTCACTTTCCACAACTACGATTTCTTTCACGATGGTCGTGGAACAACTAATATTACGATGTCCTACGTTTGGTCCCCGCAACGAAGGATCGATCAGGTTGCCGATGTTTTTACGAATCTTTCCGATTTTCATGAGCATCATTTCACCATCGCTACGAATCCTTGGTCACACCACGTGTTAGCGGATGAGATCCCAGAGGATGAAGGTGGAACACCAACCAACAAGTACCGTAACTATTGGGGCTACGAGATAGACCTCCTGGAATTCACAGCTCGAGTACTGAACTTCCAATATACTCTGGTGAACCCGGCTGATGGGAATTGGGGACACATTGAAATGGATGGAACTTGGTCTGGATTGGTGGCCGAGGCGGCCATGGGATCCGTTGATTTTGTCATCTGTGACATGTTCATCGTCTACGGAAGAGTTCAG GTGTTTGATGCCACCATTCCTTTTGATTTGGATTTCATGGCATTCGTCACCCCTAATCCCCATCCAGTACCTAAATGGCTGTCCTTACTTCGCCCATTTCAGCCTTTGGTTTGGACATTATTCGGGCTTTCTGTTCTGGTAATAGGGCTCATTTTCTGGGGCACCGCCATAATTGAAGGATATCATGTTGGAGACCACTTCCAAGAATGGGCTATATTGAAAGATTCATTTTGGTACGCATATGGCACATTGGTGGGAGAATCCATCACTCGGGACACAAGATCTCAAAATGCTCCTGCTCTTAG ATTTTTGATTGGAACTTGGGTCATCTTTTGCATGATTGCCACGTACAGCTACGGCGGGAGCGTTAAATCGTTCATGACCAATCCTTTATTTACCCAACCTATCAGGACCCTGGAGGAATTGATTGACAGTGGATTACCATGGGGTATGGTTCTTTACggtgaggaagaagaggaaatgaTGGCCGAAAGCACTGACCCTGTCATTCAAGTGATCTGGAGGGACAAAATTGTAACTGAGTACTCCCAGGTACCCCAAATCGAGGGTGTGTACCTAGGGAAAAAGGCGTTCATTGACTGGAAATCTGGTTTGGAACCGGCTATCTTTGTCCGCTATTCCAACCCAGATGGAACGCCTCTAATTTACAAGTCTCCTAACCCGGTGTTTATGCCCAACTTGCCAGGATGGGCATTTTATACATTCAATCCCGTCCGACCACGATTCGACGAAACCATCCAAAGAGCCATAGAAGCGGGATTGATCGACTTTTGGAAGTTCAGAACCTGGTACCGAATGAAAGAGAAGTCTAGACTAGATGGAGTGGAACCCATTCGAATCGAAAAACGGGCAAACATCCGTTCCTTGAGTTTGGATGACCTGCAAGGCGTATTCTATTTGGTCCTATTAGCTTTACTCGGCTCTGTGTTGACATTGATGCTGGAACTGCTCAAGAAGTATTGTGGCCAGTCGCAACGATCATTTGTGGCAGGACCCCCAAATTGGCTCCACAAGGCAACAAACGAGAAAATTGAGCACGAACCTGTGTTTAAATACATGTATTATTGA